A stretch of the Zeugodacus cucurbitae isolate PBARC_wt_2022May chromosome 6, idZeuCucr1.2, whole genome shotgun sequence genome encodes the following:
- the LOC105217474 gene encoding pneumococcal serine-rich repeat protein isoform X3 — MARRKGSGRGNDPGGTTQSRQTQQQQQNHSSSNMEAATTTTTTTKHYNKTTKLQNNHHRSTERRGTYRTQGGDTQANASNNVKVPKQTAKQAKAAAAAAQRAAALAVYSTAETVESGSNGKAKDPLAIGNETAVTHGNSKSARAREARGEQKTVGKSETATTNVNNNNNNTTTATSSSSSNNKHSDTSNSSLSKNNFTISPNELARKSDKSQQQPQQQQQNVNNNSSDMKAATVAKTAETATGAAPATAAEPNTWNNARYLHKKFKRLASTTDVDSLVADNQSVNAAGSSASSEAGSEAAPTRTTSLSSAASTSSISPPPATTPTVMANAQNAAPPAAGYVQSAIGALPLTNGHVHAAAAAVVATNEPSNYNNNTNNVKYSVVPPNAESNNNNNESISAAQQLEAEQIPQTLSHIYENQQSQQNSGSNSNASTASANSGRYVCPYCNLNCTKPSVLQKHIRAHTNERPYPCDICGIAFKTNSNYYKHCRSRSHAARKRGIAVPISADDGLFGGSDQEGDPELSNSSSDVISRTASPLEDLSTASSPVVANTTASTNTLSPQQLQQLQQQQQKQTQLQQQQQIVLAIQQQQQQQQQQLQHQASAAHSPHMTLPSTPSPSSLSSAKSAYLQQPAQQQPQQLPLGSPAAGTLPPPQPTTSNATTITAVTTTPKQGTATEYKPYKPKFHNAALYATTKEAAAAAAAVAAGMPPGLLQPLPLQQSPQQQLAHAPPPHSMSPATHLAMLSQAQAPPPPNASHHPSLSPSTQVKLNNHINTHQLQLQLQQQQQQPQALHVLPPPLNAGIPLHHVAAMSPKSGAPRPDLAAVAAANMGYLPGARMLYSGAIEFPPEVLRMMTADKHQKIQYPYKWLEQELQQQFHKLSQQQQQQQLQHLQSQLTAHAPPAPTTVLKPTATLPVHARATSGGSGQHTSAAAAAGMQQMSASAPLPAAQQTPMQYFANSLTGGMVSAASSATSNTTASISTGLLHSNISNAAASGTNKVADLVQEHITKLISQNEAIVENKAVLLQKKYPKGLNRSRSFNNNGSGNNIGPAATSAGNPSGSNVNLVATTAVGSDNATNARLAQAIVQKQQQQQLQQQLQQQQHYQQQFQQQLMAGSQAMQMPPPSQQQQQQQQQHIAQLRLEEQHQQHQLQLQQQQQQHMQPNGISKHLMPTSVASKSSSIAAPVSQHLQTLHQPQHPTTSASAYRQQQLTIAPPLENQRPTPSPTSAQTNANAMQKDLINSMQQLSAVNSNALPLNLSAKPKPRQEEQSEAIPSSNLNTTRSSTPRKRQSIENQISNSSNDGSTNSSMVTAPPAANSGSTNAKQPTNVSIIKNLLLNARGLAVPTGEGEDAVYNCPLCANTFRTAEDLQLHNSTYCQGASSAPISPASSPSLHYFRSNSMTLNLPELKNTIMRSNDPLPLAKLAWYQLPTKPSSLVLSRLSASQAGRSKATTTTTTSATSTAPTSSTSSNSVANCVASPRSTPPNGPPTHLTLPDPNIVRLVDAPLPSPGPLLGKTPLVDFGNTSETRKSSEDVIITKMHEDRQIEPHTPAKRSKLAADNSEPFQLNPVPTSSKRLTINNISGGDIQLLPNSSTSDLSKKEERMRRLTSSGGSIIPLSECSDVDKSTKMIRTSLLSGGSFQEVSPKPKDKENKSSIALPFPNSNVFAPKLSLAGLGLPTNGPQHFHQFSINPITAFNPLTLPPLQSMSGSGEKFIPHVPGIPGPNSLTPLPPPPQQLQLPQPTPQMLTAGRSLSPNRKKSQSPLLLANSVSPKSLALPPQENLKSSSPFRGAQNMPAELERATSMRVARNWSQQVATNSSNKPSSLEVPKKPFNFTRMADNISPRKSGGVNVPKSSPPENEVRHFNFDHLTKDVDAGANCASTSSALTPLHVDISASGAGASGNSNGSEPTDAETKKSKFLRPTSLPLKPGTFTPKRHHGITPNANTLPLISPETPRQSKSCVQLYLNGHAYTYLGLKCSTKMFYCTVNCPQASYVAGAQKLSMYSVWKVCAENNPHPLGFKPKLVMSLYDSRQKSSTSTMAGMNKLPYTLVVSQQTVMTPFENNKGQYQHHQLKQITLNTNTSESVEQLKKASAGSSGSSSGSSGSAEGGSKKESSASQMLVGGYESHEDYTYIRGRGRGRYVCSECGIRCKKPSMLKKHIRTHTDVRPYTCKHCNFSFKTKGNLTKHMQSKTHFKKCLELGINPGPMPADGEFLEPEPEFDQQSQTSAGGRTSSIPGESDSDDYSDNESESSGRHTDESKSRLLEHEAARCLLSLSMTPPIGQSISPHPKSEPYPYQQHGERMESAAMSFVGQTSAPTTAVTTTNSSTASTHPTGIKRVISFSSPKPPFDYQKQEQYYSNPEESKPKPNNSAAAASYESAPIDLTKPRAAVNVTTTSVTATTAAVQLSSVALMEEYSASSAVPLSGPPVQTQAQIRDVIFGSSTNESGFLKTLISVSDKVRSSTETLENYKNGDELSQAYQYHKAFQYHKIKQIQMNQSFPDAINVNAINQNLASTTNMSTVSVAGAGGSSALTTTATASSGVRISESIAATVVANDQATDVIDVVNVSASNKTGTSISNKVEKEKSATELQVPTIEVNAVPAEEPKNEQTTASAAAAATAASNHKVNVSASSAGNHKILPTKSNAPAPSKSSDEGEDSECISDQEQSAVGPTAKRSRSISNSATNNNTTNVEPHNAKLPAVVAQPGTTDFTGVLSAPGRTVVVGEDGLKKSGNNEIQPVYPRVRMSPDGRPVCKVCTKTFQTQGQLTLHMNIHYMERKFRCEPCGVSFRTQGHLQKHERAEAHKNKVMMTSTFGVPTTSNPRPFECTDCKIAFRIHGHLAKHLRSKTHVQKLECLQKLPFGTYAEIERAGISLTEIDTSDCENSLISLKTLAQKLIEKDPNKLGSYTTPSGMNLGSGLSGGSGAMGDSATNHNALVSQDSASEDDFSAATIAAATAIASLDNDSATNTPKRTNSTSEDEAIVSGLNNNLKRRLPGNFSNGEESDNPTESAGSEKRARVSSLSSVGAASATAAVGSPASMSSSNASSNN, encoded by the exons ATGATCCCGGCGGCACAACGCAATCACGCCaaacgcaacagcaacaacaaaatcacagcagcagcaatatggaagctgccacaacaacaactacaacaacaaaacactataacaaaacaacaaaattacaaaacaatcaTCATCGTTCGACAGAACGACGCGGCACATATCGCACGCAAGGCGGCGACACGCAAGCAAATGCCAGCAATAACGTCAAAGTGCCGAAACAAACAGCCAAACAGGCCAaagctgcagcagcagctgcacaACGCGCCGCAGCGCTGGCTGTTTACAGTACTGCAGAGACAGTAGAGAGCGGCAGCAATGGCAAAGCCAAGGATCCGCTCGCGATTGGCAATGAAACGGCGGTAACGCATGGCAACAGCAAATCGGCGCGCGCCAGGGAAGCTAGAGGAGAGCAAAAGACTGTTGGAAAATCGGAAACAGCCACAACAAatgttaataacaacaacaacaatacaaccaCCGCCActagcagtagcagcagcaacaacaaacacagtgaTACTAGTAATAGTagtttaagtaaaaataattttaccatAAGTCCAAATGAGTTGGCGCGCAAAAGTGACAAATCACAACAgcagccgcaacaacaacaacaaaatgtcaaCAACAATAGTAGTGATATGAAAGCGGCAACAGTCGCTAAAACCGCGGAGACAGCAACAGGCGCAGCGCCTGCCACCGCAGCCGAGCCGAATACCTGGAATAACGCGCGGTATCTGCACAAAAAGTTCAAACGGCTTGCCAGCACCACCGACGTGGACAGCCTGGTGGCCGACAACCAGAGCGTCAATGCCGCAGGCAGCAGCGCGAGTAGTGAGGCTGGCAGTGAGGCAGCGCCAACGCGCACCACTTCGCTGTCTTCAGCGGCGTCGACGAGCTCGATATCACCGCCGccggcaacaacaccaacagtgATGGCAAACGCGCAAAATGCTGCGCCACCTGCTGCCGGTTATGTACAAAGTGCCATTGGCGCGTTGCCGTTGACAAATGGTCACGTGCATGCGGCGGCGGCAGCGGTTGTTGCAACCAACGAACCatcaaattacaataacaataccaATAATGTTAAATACAGTGTTGTACCACCTAATGCAgagagcaataacaataacaatgaaagCATAAGTGCAGCGCAGCAGCTGGAGGCTGAGCAAATACCGCAAACTTTGTCGCATATTTATGAGAATCAACAGAGCCAGCAGAATAGTGGCAGCAATAGTAATGCCAGCACAGCTTCCGCCAACTCAGGACGCTATGTGTGTCCCTACTGCAATTTGAATTGTACAAAACCGTCGGTGCTGCAGAAGCATATACGCGCACACACCAACGAGCGTCCGTACCCGTGTGACATTTGCGGCATAGCATTCAAGACGAACAGCAATTATTACAAGCATTGCCG TTCGCGTTCACACGCGGCGCGGAAACGTGGCATCGCGGTGCCCATAAGCGCGGACGATGGTCTCTTCGGCGGCTCCGATCAGGAGGGCGATCCGGAGCTGAGCAACAGCAGTTCGGATGTG ATAAGCCGCACCGCTTCGCCACTAGAAGATCTAAGCACCGCTTCGTCCCCGGTGGTGGCGAACACAACTGCGTCAACAAACACTCTCAGCCCGCAACAGTtgcaacaactgcaacagcaacagcagaaacagacgcaattgcaacagcaacaacaaattgttttggccatacaacaacagcagcagcagcaacaacaacagctgcagcATCAAGCAAGCGCTGCGCACTCTCCACACATGACGCTGCCTTCGACACCCTCACCCTCTTCACTGTCATCAGCGAAAAGCGCCTACTTGCAACAGCCCGcgcagcaacaaccacaacaattaCCGCTCGGCTCCCCTGCAGCAGGCACATTGCCACCACCACAGCCGACAACGTCAAACGCCACCACAATTACTGCCGTTACAACGACGCCCAAGCAGGGCACCGCCACCGAATATAAACCGTATAAACCTAAATTCCACAATGCCGCTTTGTATGCGACGACAAAAGAAGCAGCAGCTGCTGCGGCCGCCGTAGCCGCTGGCATGCCACCAGGTCTACTGCAACCATTACCGCTGCAGCAGTCGCCACAGCAGCAATTGGCACACGCGCCGCCGCCACATAGCATGTCACCTGCCACACACTTGGCTATGCTGTCACAAGCCCAAGCGCCGCCGCCCCCTAACGCGTCGCACCATCCATCGCTTTCGCCCAGCACGCAGGTGAAGCTCAACAATCACATCAACACACATCAGTTACagttgcaattgcaacaacagcagcaacaaccgcAAGCTCTTCACGTGCTACCACCGCCATTAAATGCGGGCATTCCGCTACATCATGTGGCGGCCATGTCACCGAAGAGTGGCGCTCCGCGCCCAGACTTGGCAGCTGTTGCCGCCGCAAATATGGGTTATTTGCCGGGTGCGCGCATGCTCTACTCGGGCGCTATTGAATTTCCACCTGAAGTGCTGCGTATGATGACAGCAGATAAACATCAAAAGATACAATATCCATATAAGTGGCTTGAGCAagaactgcaacaacaatttcacaaACTGagtcagcagcaacagcaacaacagttgcaGCACTTGCAATCACAGCTGACAGCACATGCGCCACCTGCGCCAACAACAGTACTAAAACCAACCGCTACACTGCCGGTGCATGCGCGCGCGACGAGCGGCGGAAGTGGGCAACACACAAGCGCAGCGGCGGCAGCAGGTATGCAGCAAATGTCTGCGTCAGCGCCATTACCAGCAGCGCAACAAACGCCAATGCAATATTTTGCCAACAGTCTCACCGGTGGTATGGTGAGCGCCGCTAGCAGCGCCACCAGCAACACCACAGCCTCCATCAGCACCGGCCTCTTGCATAGTAACATCTCCAATGCGGCGGCCAGTGGCACGAACAAAGTTGCCGATCTGGTGCAGGAACACATTACCAAGTTGATCTCTCAGAATGAGGCGATTGTGGAGAATAAAGCGGTGCTTTTGCAGAAGAAGTACCCGAAGGGTCTAAACCGGTCGCGCAGTTTTAATAATAATGGCAGTGGCAACAACATTGGCCCGGCAGCCACTTCAGCGGGTAATCCGAGTGGAAGCAATGTTAATCTGGTTGCCACTACAGCGGTGGGCAGCGATAACGCCACCAACGCGCGGCTAGCGCAAGCTATTGTacagaaacagcaacaacaacagttacaacaacaattgcagcaacaacagcactaTCAACAGCAATTCCAGCAACAGCTAATGGCTGGCTCACAAGCAATGCAAATGCCACCGCcctcgcagcagcagcagcaacagcaacaacaacatattgcaCAGCTACGTCTAGAGGAACAACATCAGCAGCACCAgctgcaactgcaacaacaacagcagcagcacatGCAGCCAAACGGTATTTCAAAGCATCTTATGCCGACGTCGGTCGCTTCAAAGTCCAGCAGCATTGCAGCGCCGGTGTCACAACATTTACAAACTTTGCATCAGCCACAGCATCCAACCACATCCGCATCCGCTTACAGACAGCAACAGCTAACAATTGCGCCTCCATTAGAAAACCAACGTCCCACACCGTCGCCTACAAGCGCCCAAACCAATGCCAACGCAATGCAGAAGGACCTCATAAACTCCATGCAACAGCTAAGCGCGGTCAACTCAAATGCGTTGCCATTAAACTTGTCCGCAAAGCCGAAGCCACGTCAGGAAGAACAAAGCGAAGCCATTCCATCAAGTAACTTAAACACTACGCGCAGCAGTACGCCACGCAAGCGCCAGTCCATTGAAAACCAGATATCCAATTCCAGCAATGATGGCTCCACCAATAGTTCGATGGTTACAGCGCCGCCAGCTGCTAATAGCGGCTCGACCAATGCCAAACAGCCGACGAATGTCTCCATAATTAAGAATTTGCTGTTGAATGCACGCGGTTTGGCAGTGCCAACTGGCGAAGGTGAGGATGCCGTTTACAATTGTCCACTTTGCGCGAATACTTTCCGCACGGCAGAGGATTTGCAGCTGCACAACAGCACTTACTGTCAAGGTGCGTCAAGCGCGCCCATCAGTCCAGCATCATCGCCTTCATTACATTACTTCCGTTCGAATTCGATGACATTGAATCTGCCCGAGCTGAAGAACACCATCATGCGTTCAAATGATCCACTGCCACTCGCTAAACTGGCTTGGTATCAGCTGCCCACCAAGCCAAGTTCGTTGGTATTAAGTCGATTGAGCGCATCGCAGGCTGGCCGTTCAAAGGCTACCACAACCACGACCACTTCGGCAACATCTACAGCACCGACTAGTTCCACGAGTAGTAACAGCGTGGCCAATTGTGTTGCTTCACCTAGAAGTACGCCACCTAATGGCCCACCAACCCATTTGACCTTGCCCGATCCGAATATTGTGCGCTTAGTCGACGCACCACTGCCATCGCCCGGTCCGCtcttgggcaaaacaccacttGTGGACTTTGGTAACACCAGCGAGACTCGCAAATCGTCTGAAGATGTGATCATAACTAAAATGCACGAAGATCGTCAAATCGAGCCACACACACCCGCGAAACGGTCTAAACTGGCTGCGGATAACAGCGAGCCGTTTCAGTTGAATCCAGTACCCACGTCGAGCAAACGCTTGACTATCAACAACATCAGCGGTGGCGATATCCAGCTTCTGCCCAATAGCAGTACTAGCGATCtcagcaaaaaggaggaacgcaTGCGTCGCCTCACTTCCTCCGGCGGCAGTATAATACCACTCTCTGAGTGCAGTGATGTAGATAAGAGTACGAAAATGATACGCACATCGTTGCTTTCGGGCGGTAGTTTTCAGGAAGTCTCACCCAAACCAAAGGATAAGGAGAACAAAAGTAGCATTGCATTACCCTTCCCTAATAGTAATGTTTTCGCGCCCAAATTAAGTTTGGCTGGTCTCGGTTTGCCCACAAATGGGCCGCAGCATTTTCATCAGTTTTCCATCAATCCCATAACAGCATTCAATCCGTTAACACTGCCGCCTTTGCAGAGTATGAGCGGTAGTGGTGAGAAATTTATACCACATGTGCCCGGTATACCAGGTCCAAATAGTCTAACACCCCTACCACCACCACCGCAACAACTACAGTTGCCTCAACCAACACCACAAATGTTAACCGCTGGACGTTCACTAAGTCCGAACCGCAAGAAATCACAAAGTCCACTCCTACTTGCGAACAGTGTTAGTCCAAAGTCGCTGGCACTACCACCACAGGAAAATCTCAAATCTTCATCACCGTTCCGTGGCGCGCAAAATATGCCCGCTGAGTTGGAACGTGCAACAAGCATGCGTGTGGCACGCAACTGGAGTCAGCAAGTTGCTACAAACTCATCGAACAAGCCAAGTAGTTTGGAAGTGCCGAAGAAGCCATTCAATTTCACACGCATGGCAGACAATATTAGTCCGCGCAAGAGCGGTGGTGTCAATGTGCCCAAAAGTTCACCGCCAGAGAATGAAGTGCGTCACTTCAACTTCGATCATTTAACTAAGGATGTGGACGCCGGTGCCAACTGCGCATCGACTAGCTCAGCACTCACACCCTTACATGTCGATATTAGCGCCAGTGGAGCGGGCGCTTCTGGCAACAGCAACGGCTCGGAACCCACTGATGCCGAGacgaaaaaatctaaatttctgCGACCGACCAGTCTGCCACTTAAACCTGGCACATTTACACCCAAGCGACATCACGGCATCACACCAAATGCCAACACACTGCCACTTATTTCGCCAGAGACTCCACGCCAATCCAAGTCCTGCGTACAACTATATCTGAATGGTCATGCCTACACATATTTGGGACTCAAATGTAGCACAAAAATGTTTTACTGTACCGTGAACTGTCCGCAGGCCTCGTATGTGGCGGGCGCACAAAAGCTCTCCATGTACAGCGTGTGGAAAGTGTGTGCGGAAAACAATCCACATCCGTTGGGCTTTAAACCAAAGTTGGTGATGTCGTTGTATGATTCACGCCAAAAGAGCTCTACCAGCACCATGGCCGGCATGAATAAGTTGCCCTACACTTTGGTTGTCTCCCAGCAGACTGTGATGACACCCTTCGAGAACAATAAGGGTCAGTACCAGCACCATCAGTTGAAGCAAATCACGCTCAACACCAACACCTCGGAGAGTGTTGAACAGTTGAAGAAGGCTAGCGCCGGTAGTAGCGGTAGCAGCAGTGGTAGCAGCGGCAGCGCGGAGGGTGGCAGCAAGAAGGAGTCGTCGGCTAGTCAAATGTTAGTGGGCGGCTACGAATCGCACGAGGATTACACCTACATACGTGGGCGTGGACGTGGCCGATATGTCTGTTCAGAGTGCGGTATTAGATGTAAGAAACCGTCGATGTTGAAgaaacacatacgcacacacacggATGTGCGACCATATACTTGCAAACATTGCAATTTCAG cTTCAAAACAAAAGGCAATCTCACAAAGCACATGCAGTCGAAGACGCATTTCAAGAAATGTCTAGAGCTCGGCATTAACCCCGGTCCAATGCCGGCTGATGGTGAATTCCTCGAACCGGAACCAGAGTTCGACCAACAATCGCAAACTTCGGCTGGTGGACGCACGTCGTCCATACCAGGCGAATCGGATTCGGACGATTATAGTGACAATGAGTCCGAAAGCAGTGGTAGGC ATACCGACGAGTCGAAGTCGCGCCTGCTGGAGCATGAGGCAGCACGTTGCTTGCTTTCACTCTCAATGACGCCACCGATCGGTCAAAGCATTTCGCCACATCCAAAAAGTGAACCATACCCATATCAGCAGCATGGCGAACGCATGGAATCAGCCGCCATGTCATTTGTAGGACAGACAAGCGcaccaacaacagcagtcaCCACAACAAATTCGTCAACTGCCAGCACACATCCCACCGGCATTAAACGTGTCATATCATTCAGTTCACCCAAACCACCATTCGATTATCAGAAGCAAGAACAATACTACTCCAATCCCGAGGAATCTAAACCGAAACCCAATAATAGCGCCGCTGCAGCAAGTTATGAGAGTGCGCCCATAGATCTCACCAAGCCACGTGCTGCCGTAAATGTCACAACTACGTCAGTGACTGCCACCACAGCTGCAGTGCAGTTGAGCAGCGTTGCATTGATGGAAGAGTACAGCGCCAGCTCAGCAGTGCCACTAAGCGGGCCACCGGTACAAACGCAAGCGCAAATACGTGACGTAATATTCGGTAGTAGCACCAATGAATCGGGCTTTCTGAAAACACTCATATCGGTGTCGGACAAGGTGCGCAGCTCTACTGAGACCCTTGAGAATTACAAGAACGGCGATGAACTGTCACAAGCCTATCAGTACCACAAGGCATTCCAATAtcataaaatcaaacaaatccAAATGAATCAGAGCTTTCCCGATGCCATCAATGTGAATGCTATCAATCAAAATCTGGCAAGCACCACAAACATGAGTACTGTGAGTGTAGCGGGTGCTGGAGGTAGCTCAGcgctaacaacaacagcgactgCGAGCAGTGGTGTGCGTATCTCAGAGAGCATAGCCGCGACAGTGGTAGCTAACGACCAAGCTACAGATGTCATAGACGTCGTGAACGTGAGCGCATCAAATAAAACCGGAACCAGCATCTCTAATAAAGTAGAGAAGGAGAAGAGCGCAACGGAGTTGCAAGTACCTACAATCGAGGTCAATGCAGTACCAGCGGAAGAACCAAAGAACGAGCAAACAACGGCTTCAGCTGCtgcggcagcaacagcagcaagcaATCATAAAGTTAATGTGTCGGCCAGCAGTGCCGGCAACCATAAAATATTGCCCACAAAGTCCAACGCACCTGCGCCCAGTAAGTCATCCGACGAAGGAGAAGACAGTGAGTGTATTTCCGATCAGGAGCAGTCGGCTGTTGGTCCTACCGCCAAACGCAGCCGAAGCATTAGCAATTcggccaccaacaacaacacaacaaacgtagAGCCACATAATGCTAAATTGCCTGCGGTCGTGGCACAACCTGGAACTACCGATTTCACAGGCGTGCTTTCCGCACCAGGACGTACAGTTGTTGTGGGCGAAGATGGTCTAAAGAAATCCGGTAATAATGAAATTCAACCCGTCTATCCGCGCGTACGCATGTCACCTGACGGACGGCCAGTTTGTAAAGTTTGCACTAAAACCTTCCAAACTCAAGGACAATTGACCTTACACATGAATATACATTACATGGAGCGCAAATTCCGCTGTGAGCCATGCGGTGTATCTTTCCGCACACAAGGGCATCTGCAGAAACATGAACGCGCCGAAGCGCATAAGAACAAAGTCATGATGACATCGACCTTCGGTGTGCCAACGACCTCAAATCCACGTCCCTTCGAGTGCACCGACTGCAAAATCGCTTTCCGCATACACGGACATCTCGCCAAACATTTGCGCTCGAAGACGCACGTACAAAAATTGGAATGCCTACAGAAATTGCCGTTCGGCACCTACGCCGAGATCGAAAGAGCAGGCATTAGTCTGACGGAGATCGATACTAGCGACTGTGAGAACTCGCTTATCTCGCTGAAaacactggcgcagaagctCATCGAAAAGGATCCCAACAAATTGGGCAGCTACACAACACCATCGGGCATGAATCTTGGCAGTGGTCTGAGTGGTGGCAGCGGTGCTATGGGCGATTCAGCTACCAATCACAATGCTCTTGTATCGCAAGATAGCGCTTCCGAGGACGATTTCAGCGCCGCTACAATCGCAGCGGCCACTGCTATTGCATCGCTGGACAACGATAGCGCTACGAACACACCGAAACGCACCAACTCGACCTCGGAAGATGAAGCCATCGTAAGCGGTTTGAATAATAATCTCAAACGTCGGCTGCCTGGCAACTTTAGCAACGGTGAAGAGAGCGACAATCCCACCGAGAGCGCTGGCAGCGAGAAACGCGCGCGTGTCTCCTCACTCTCCAGCGTCGGTGCGGCCAGCGCCACCGCTGCGGTCGGCTCACCCGCATCGATGAGCTCATCGAATGCCTCGTCGAATAACTGA